Proteins encoded together in one Streptomyces sp. TLI_171 window:
- a CDS encoding L-serine ammonia-lyase — protein sequence MAISVFDLFSVGIGPSSSHTVGPMRAARMFARRLNSEGLLDRVASVRAELYGSLGATGHGHGTPKAVLLGLENNSPRTVDVDRADSDVDRIRADKRINLLGRHEIPFDPDSDLVLHRRKALPYHANGMALWAYDASGETLLEKTYYSVGGGFVVDEDAIGEARVKPDDTALRYPFRTGEELLRLTRETGLSISGLMLENEKAWRTEAEIRAGLLEIWAVMKECVAAGMAREGILPGGLKVRRRAASAARALRAEGIGPGNAMEWVTLYAMAVNEENASGRRVVTAPTNGAAGIIPAVLHYYLNFIPGADEDGIVRFLLAAGAIGMLFKENASISGAEVGCQGEVGSACSMAAGGLAEVLGGTPEQVENAAEIGIEHNLGLTCDPVGGLVQIPCIERNGMASVKAVTAARMALRGDGRHHVSLDKAIKTMKETGADMKVKYKETSRGGLAVNVIEC from the coding sequence GTGGCCATCAGCGTCTTCGACCTCTTCTCCGTCGGCATCGGGCCCTCCTCCTCGCACACCGTCGGCCCGATGCGGGCCGCCCGGATGTTCGCCCGCCGCCTCAACTCCGAAGGCCTGCTCGACCGGGTCGCCTCGGTGCGCGCCGAACTGTACGGCTCGCTCGGCGCCACCGGCCACGGCCACGGCACCCCGAAGGCCGTCCTGCTGGGCCTGGAGAACAACTCGCCCCGCACGGTCGACGTGGACCGCGCCGACAGCGACGTCGACCGGATCCGCGCCGACAAGCGGATCAACCTGCTCGGCCGGCACGAGATCCCCTTCGACCCGGACTCCGACCTGGTCCTGCACCGCCGCAAGGCCCTGCCGTACCACGCCAACGGCATGGCCCTGTGGGCCTACGACGCCTCCGGCGAGACCCTGCTGGAGAAGACCTACTACTCGGTCGGCGGCGGCTTCGTGGTCGACGAGGACGCCATCGGCGAGGCCCGGGTCAAGCCCGACGACACCGCCCTGCGCTACCCCTTCCGCACCGGCGAGGAACTGCTCCGGCTCACCCGGGAGACCGGCCTGTCGATCTCCGGCCTGATGCTGGAGAACGAGAAGGCCTGGCGCACCGAGGCCGAGATCCGGGCCGGCCTGCTGGAGATCTGGGCCGTGATGAAGGAGTGCGTCGCGGCCGGCATGGCCCGCGAGGGCATCCTCCCCGGCGGCCTGAAGGTCCGCCGCCGCGCCGCCAGCGCGGCCCGCGCGCTGCGCGCCGAGGGCATCGGCCCCGGCAACGCGATGGAGTGGGTCACCCTCTACGCGATGGCCGTCAACGAGGAGAACGCCTCCGGCCGGCGGGTCGTCACCGCCCCGACCAACGGCGCGGCCGGCATCATCCCCGCCGTCCTGCACTACTACCTGAACTTCATCCCCGGCGCGGACGAGGACGGCATCGTCCGCTTCCTGCTGGCCGCGGGCGCGATCGGCATGCTCTTCAAGGAGAACGCCTCCATCTCCGGCGCCGAGGTCGGCTGCCAGGGCGAGGTCGGCTCCGCCTGCTCGATGGCCGCCGGCGGCCTCGCCGAGGTCCTCGGCGGCACCCCGGAGCAGGTCGAGAACGCCGCCGAGATCGGCATCGAGCACAACCTCGGCCTCACCTGCGACCCGGTCGGCGGCCTGGTCCAGATCCCGTGCATCGAACGCAACGGGATGGCCTCCGTCAAGGCCGTCACCGCCGCCCGCATGGCCCTCCGCGGCGACGGCCGCCACCACGTCTCCCTCGACAAGGCCATCAAGACCATGAAGGAGACCGGCGCCGACATGAAGGTGAAGTACAAGGAGACCAGCCGCGGCGGCCTCGCCGTCAACGTCATCGAGTGCTGA
- a CDS encoding enhanced serine sensitivity protein SseB, with the protein MGFPLGQVPEGGAWPANELERVLTAALGDPGATPRVVEVLARSQVWIPLPSGADPQSGALDLPTLELAGAPYVPVYSSQEQFLQHCPGFPFAIAPMWEFARGLPLGIGIAVNPEAPVGIPVPPEGVGELRRGPRGEQWEAQGVAEGARVVLKEPEPHQEPFAFLAAATGELAALPGVLTARRALARVEGEPTLLYVGVQLDPAGPAEPGEVNLALGRALGTAPPSWGVHLVLLDLVADPVVDWLLGRVQPFYVRP; encoded by the coding sequence ATGGGGTTCCCGCTGGGTCAGGTTCCGGAGGGCGGGGCCTGGCCGGCCAACGAGCTGGAACGGGTGCTGACGGCGGCGCTCGGCGACCCCGGGGCGACGCCCCGGGTGGTGGAGGTGCTGGCCCGCAGCCAGGTGTGGATCCCGCTGCCGTCGGGCGCCGACCCGCAGTCCGGCGCGCTGGACCTGCCGACCCTGGAGCTGGCCGGCGCGCCGTACGTCCCGGTGTACTCCTCGCAGGAGCAGTTCCTGCAGCACTGTCCGGGCTTCCCGTTCGCGATCGCCCCGATGTGGGAGTTCGCCCGCGGACTGCCGCTGGGCATCGGCATCGCGGTCAACCCCGAGGCGCCGGTGGGCATCCCGGTGCCGCCGGAGGGCGTGGGCGAGCTGCGGCGCGGGCCGCGCGGCGAGCAGTGGGAGGCGCAGGGCGTCGCCGAGGGGGCCCGGGTGGTGCTCAAGGAGCCCGAGCCGCACCAGGAGCCGTTCGCCTTCCTGGCCGCCGCGACCGGTGAACTCGCGGCGCTGCCGGGCGTGCTGACGGCCCGTCGGGCGCTGGCCCGGGTGGAGGGCGAACCGACCCTGCTGTACGTGGGCGTGCAGCTCGACCCGGCCGGGCCGGCCGAGCCGGGCGAGGTCAACCTGGCGCTCGGCCGGGCGCTCGGAACCGCACCGCCCTCCTGGGGCGTCCACCTGGTGCTGCTCGACCTGGTGGCCGACCCGGTGGTGGACTGGCTGCTCGGGCGGGTACAGCCCTTCTACGTGAGGCCCTGA
- a CDS encoding ABC transporter permease, whose protein sequence is MTTPTETVGTAAGEAATPAKQIEGRSLGRIAWTRFKRDKIAVAGGVVVILLVLLAVLAKPIEAVFGLDPNEFHQDLLDANLGGIPAGDFGGMSWDHPLGIDVQYGRDIMTRIIEGSWVSLLVAFGATVLSNVIGTVLGIVAGYYGGRVDTVISRLMDMFLAFPLLLFAIAISASLKDGAFGLHGTALHIAVLVFVIGFFNWPYMGRIVRGQTLSLREREFVFAARSLGARTPFILFKELLPNLVGPILVYSTLLIPTNILFEAGLSFLGVGVEPPQASWGGMLATAIDYYQVDPQYMLVPGLAIFVTVLAFNLLGDGLRDALDPKNN, encoded by the coding sequence ATGACCACACCCACCGAGACCGTCGGCACCGCCGCCGGTGAGGCCGCCACCCCGGCCAAGCAGATCGAGGGCCGCTCCCTCGGCCGGATCGCCTGGACGCGCTTCAAGCGCGACAAGATCGCCGTCGCCGGCGGCGTGGTGGTGATCCTGCTGGTGCTGCTCGCGGTGCTGGCCAAGCCGATCGAGGCCGTGTTCGGGCTCGATCCCAACGAGTTCCACCAGGACCTGCTGGACGCCAACCTCGGCGGCATCCCGGCCGGTGACTTCGGCGGCATGAGCTGGGACCACCCGCTCGGCATCGACGTCCAGTACGGACGCGACATCATGACCCGCATCATCGAGGGCTCCTGGGTGTCGCTGCTGGTCGCGTTCGGCGCCACCGTGCTGTCCAACGTGATCGGCACCGTGCTCGGCATCGTGGCCGGCTACTACGGCGGCCGGGTGGACACCGTGATCAGCCGGCTGATGGACATGTTCCTGGCCTTCCCGCTGCTGCTCTTCGCGATCGCCATCTCGGCCTCGCTCAAGGACGGCGCCTTCGGCCTGCACGGGACCGCGCTGCACATCGCGGTGCTGGTCTTCGTGATCGGTTTCTTCAACTGGCCCTACATGGGCCGGATCGTGCGCGGCCAGACCCTCTCGCTGCGCGAGCGCGAGTTCGTCTTCGCGGCCCGCAGCCTGGGCGCCCGGACGCCGTTCATCCTGTTCAAGGAACTGCTGCCGAACCTGGTCGGCCCGATCCTGGTCTATTCGACCCTGCTGATCCCGACCAACATCCTCTTCGAGGCCGGCCTGAGCTTCCTCGGCGTCGGCGTCGAGCCTCCGCAGGCCTCCTGGGGCGGCATGCTCGCGACCGCGATCGACTACTACCAGGTGGACCCGCAGTACATGCTCGTCCCCGGTCTGGCGATCTTCGTCACCGTGCTCGCCTTCAACCTGCTGGGCGACGGGCTGCGAGACGCCCTCGACCCCAAGAACAACTGA
- a CDS encoding ATP-binding protein yields MVLADLERLTAEEMEHTFFGVLSDPDAGEEVRLPSRPESAGVARRLVLSVLQTWKLHQLLEAGELLTGELVANAVRHAGGRMIGLKVVRRPGWLRIEVRDSSRALPCLILAPEVGYQNGHGLKLVDSLADRWGADLLPRGKGVWFEMKIRERVGSAA; encoded by the coding sequence GTGGTGCTCGCCGATCTGGAACGGCTGACCGCGGAGGAGATGGAGCACACCTTCTTCGGCGTGCTCAGCGATCCCGACGCCGGCGAGGAGGTGCGGCTGCCCTCCCGCCCGGAGTCGGCCGGAGTGGCCCGGCGGCTGGTGCTCTCGGTCTTACAGACCTGGAAACTCCACCAACTGCTGGAGGCGGGGGAGTTGCTCACCGGTGAACTGGTCGCCAACGCCGTCCGGCATGCCGGCGGTCGGATGATCGGGCTGAAGGTGGTGCGGCGGCCGGGATGGCTGCGGATCGAGGTCCGCGACTCCTCCAGGGCGCTGCCCTGCCTGATCCTCGCCCCCGAGGTCGGCTACCAGAACGGCCACGGCCTCAAGCTGGTCGACTCGCTGGCCGACCGCTGGGGCGCGGACCTGCTGCCGCGCGGCAAGGGCGTCTGGTTCGAGATGAAGATCCGCGAGCGTGTCGGCTCCGCCGCCTGA
- a CDS encoding enhanced serine sensitivity protein SseB C-terminal domain-containing protein, producing MTGASGDPGAIERALAAVAPERWEAYEGLLRALAGGQVWMLLWHGSPGSPDAQYGNMDVGGHGYAPCVTSPGQLTATGWSRGHEVVSGLEIAASLYRSRWGLWLDPHRPGGGVGVPWADLRRIAVGLDLLPAGPLRISEPTGQAPQFFTVLEQQAAEVRPLRSLRRAWVQPVLGEAYLAVGLDLYDTSPPSVEAARALVQRAAAQAPEGPAVSTVMMADEFDPVAMWLWAHARPFFDRQGAPQPYPTGFGYGAQPPAGPAQGWPQAPWPGYQGR from the coding sequence GTGACGGGAGCATCCGGCGACCCGGGCGCGATCGAGCGCGCCCTCGCAGCGGTCGCACCGGAGCGCTGGGAGGCGTACGAAGGCCTGTTGCGCGCCCTCGCGGGCGGGCAGGTCTGGATGCTGCTCTGGCACGGCAGCCCCGGCAGCCCGGACGCCCAGTACGGGAACATGGACGTGGGCGGCCACGGGTACGCGCCCTGCGTGACCTCGCCGGGCCAACTCACCGCCACCGGCTGGTCGCGCGGGCACGAGGTGGTCTCCGGGCTGGAGATCGCCGCCTCGCTGTACCGCTCCCGCTGGGGCCTGTGGCTGGACCCGCACCGCCCCGGCGGCGGGGTCGGCGTGCCCTGGGCGGACCTGCGGCGGATCGCGGTCGGCCTGGACCTGCTGCCGGCCGGGCCGCTGCGGATCTCCGAACCGACCGGCCAGGCACCGCAGTTCTTCACGGTGCTGGAGCAACAGGCGGCCGAGGTGCGGCCGTTGCGCTCGCTGCGGCGGGCCTGGGTGCAGCCGGTGCTCGGCGAGGCGTACCTGGCGGTCGGGTTGGACCTGTACGACACCTCGCCGCCGTCCGTGGAGGCGGCCCGGGCGCTGGTGCAGCGCGCCGCCGCGCAGGCCCCCGAGGGGCCGGCGGTGTCGACCGTGATGATGGCCGACGAGTTCGACCCGGTGGCGATGTGGCTGTGGGCCCACGCCCGCCCGTTCTTCGACCGGCAGGGCGCCCCGCAGCCCTACCCGACCGGCTTTGGTTACGGAGCGCAACCACCCGCCGGGCCCGCCCAGGGCTGGCCGCAGGCCCCGTGGCCCGGCTACCAAGGCCGTTGA
- the gcvH gene encoding glycine cleavage system protein GcvH, with translation MSNPTHLQYTKEHEWLTAAVDGVSTVGITAHAADALGDIVYVQLPAVGDTVTAGETCGELESTKSVSDLFSPATGEVTEVNQAVIDEPALVNSEPFEGGWLFKVRVEATDELLDADGYTAFTGA, from the coding sequence ATGAGCAACCCCACGCACCTGCAGTACACCAAGGAGCACGAGTGGCTGACCGCCGCCGTGGACGGGGTGTCGACGGTCGGCATCACCGCGCACGCGGCCGACGCCCTCGGCGACATCGTCTACGTCCAGCTCCCGGCGGTCGGTGACACCGTCACCGCGGGTGAGACCTGTGGCGAGCTTGAGTCCACCAAGTCGGTCAGCGACCTCTTCTCCCCCGCCACCGGCGAGGTGACCGAGGTCAACCAGGCGGTCATCGACGAGCCGGCCCTGGTCAACTCGGAGCCCTTCGAGGGCGGTTGGCTGTTCAAGGTCCGGGTCGAGGCCACCGACGAGCTGCTCGACGCCGACGGCTACACCGCCTTCACCGGCGCCTGA
- the gcvT gene encoding glycine cleavage system aminomethyltransferase GcvT: MSLRLTALDALHRSLGATMTDFAGWDMPLRYGSEREEHLAVRTRAGLFDLSHMGEITVSGPQAGELLDHALVGFISALGVLRARYTMICREDGGILDDLIVYRTAEDEYLVVANASNAQVVLDALTERAAGFDAVVRDDGDAYALLAVQGPEANGILAKLTDADLPGLKYYALLPATVAGRQVWLARTGYTGEDGFEIFCAPADAEHLWTALTEAGTAEGLVPCGLSCRDTLRLEAGMPLYGHELSTELTPFDAGLGRVVRFDKTTNDGAFVGRKALEEAAAAAETNPPRKLVGLVSEGKRVPRAEYSVVDAEGAVIGRITSGAPSPTLGKPIAIAYLDAAHAAPGTEVAVDVRGKAEPVQVVALPFYKRAR; the protein is encoded by the coding sequence GTGTCCCTCCGCCTGACCGCGCTCGACGCGCTGCACCGCTCGCTCGGCGCCACCATGACCGACTTCGCGGGCTGGGACATGCCGCTGCGCTACGGCAGCGAGCGCGAGGAGCACCTCGCCGTCCGCACCCGGGCCGGCCTCTTCGACCTCTCGCACATGGGCGAGATCACCGTCTCGGGCCCGCAGGCCGGCGAACTCCTCGACCACGCGCTGGTCGGCTTCATCTCGGCGCTCGGCGTGCTGCGCGCCCGCTACACCATGATCTGCCGCGAGGACGGCGGCATCCTGGACGACCTGATCGTCTACCGCACCGCCGAGGACGAGTACCTGGTGGTCGCCAACGCCTCCAACGCCCAGGTGGTGCTGGACGCGCTGACCGAGCGCGCGGCCGGCTTCGACGCCGTGGTCCGCGACGACGGCGACGCCTACGCGCTGCTCGCCGTCCAGGGCCCCGAGGCCAACGGCATCCTGGCCAAGCTCACCGACGCCGACCTGCCCGGCCTGAAGTACTACGCCCTGCTGCCCGCCACCGTGGCCGGCCGCCAGGTCTGGCTGGCCCGCACCGGCTACACCGGCGAGGACGGCTTCGAGATCTTCTGCGCCCCCGCCGACGCCGAGCACCTGTGGACCGCGCTGACCGAGGCGGGCACCGCCGAGGGCCTGGTCCCGTGCGGCCTGTCCTGCCGCGACACGCTGCGCCTGGAGGCCGGCATGCCGCTGTACGGGCACGAGCTGTCCACCGAGCTGACCCCGTTCGACGCCGGCCTCGGCCGCGTGGTGCGCTTCGACAAGACCACCAACGACGGCGCCTTCGTCGGCCGCAAGGCGCTGGAGGAGGCCGCCGCGGCGGCCGAGACCAACCCGCCGCGCAAGCTGGTCGGCCTGGTCTCCGAGGGCAAGCGCGTCCCGCGCGCCGAGTACTCCGTGGTGGACGCCGAGGGCGCCGTGATCGGCCGGATCACCTCCGGTGCGCCGTCCCCCACCCTGGGCAAGCCGATCGCCATCGCCTACCTGGACGCCGCGCACGCCGCGCCCGGCACCGAGGTCGCGGTGGACGTGCGCGGCAAGGCCGAGCCGGTCCAGGTCGTCGCGCTGCCGTTCTACAAGCGCGCCCGCTGA
- a CDS encoding Ig-like domain-containing protein, which translates to MRGGFAVGALAGALVLMATAGCSAGTAKADSPAGGAGSASASPAKPTVSAATIAIEPANGATEVKPAGAVKVSANGGKLTSVKVTGPDGVAVPGSLTADGTGWAPSGNLLVGTAYTVDALAEDSQGVVANARSSFTTLTPDKDAGTSDNIADNGTYGVGMIVSVRFDRSVKNKDAVLAGITFETSDGTQVKGHWFDDKRVDFRPENYWNANTKVTIHYKLKNVETSPGVYGGVDKDEPFTIGRSQVSTVDVNTHRMAVVRDGQQVDTVEFTAGKPGYDTWSGVMVVEAMEGTTRMTSAGVTKEGSGDEYDLVVPHAMRLTDSGTYVHGNSWSAGVIGRSNGSHGCIGVTDTKSGSSSTPAGKLYESSLVGDVFKVVNSKGRVVDAANGLGGWNTPWAQW; encoded by the coding sequence ATGCGCGGGGGATTCGCGGTGGGAGCGCTCGCGGGCGCCCTGGTGCTGATGGCCACGGCGGGGTGCAGCGCCGGGACGGCGAAGGCCGACAGCCCGGCCGGCGGCGCGGGCAGCGCCAGCGCCAGTCCGGCCAAGCCGACGGTGTCGGCCGCCACCATCGCCATCGAGCCGGCCAACGGGGCGACCGAGGTCAAGCCGGCCGGCGCGGTCAAGGTGTCGGCGAACGGCGGCAAGCTCACGTCCGTCAAGGTCACCGGCCCGGACGGCGTCGCGGTGCCCGGCTCGCTCACCGCCGACGGCACCGGCTGGGCGCCCAGCGGCAACCTGCTGGTCGGCACTGCCTACACGGTGGACGCGCTGGCCGAGGACTCCCAGGGCGTGGTCGCCAACGCGCGCTCCTCCTTCACCACCCTCACGCCCGACAAGGACGCCGGCACCAGCGACAACATCGCCGACAACGGCACCTACGGCGTCGGCATGATCGTCTCGGTGCGGTTCGACCGGTCCGTGAAGAACAAGGACGCGGTGCTGGCCGGCATCACCTTCGAGACCTCGGACGGCACCCAGGTCAAGGGCCACTGGTTCGACGACAAGCGGGTCGACTTCCGCCCGGAGAACTACTGGAACGCCAACACCAAGGTCACCATCCACTACAAGCTGAAGAACGTGGAGACCTCGCCGGGCGTGTACGGCGGCGTCGACAAGGACGAGCCGTTCACCATCGGCCGCTCGCAGGTCTCCACCGTCGACGTGAACACCCACCGGATGGCGGTGGTCCGGGACGGTCAGCAGGTCGACACCGTCGAGTTCACCGCGGGCAAGCCAGGCTACGACACCTGGAGCGGCGTCATGGTGGTCGAGGCGATGGAGGGCACCACCCGGATGACCTCGGCCGGCGTCACCAAGGAGGGCTCCGGCGACGAGTACGACCTGGTGGTTCCGCACGCCATGAGGTTGACGGACTCCGGCACCTACGTGCACGGCAACTCGTGGAGCGCGGGCGTGATCGGACGCTCCAACGGCAGCCACGGGTGCATCGGCGTCACCGACACCAAGTCCGGCAGTTCCAGCACCCCGGCGGGCAAGCTCTACGAGTCCAGCCTGGTCGGAGACGTGTTCAAGGTGGTCAACTCCAAGGGCCGGGTGGTCGACGCGGCCAACGGCCTGGGCGGCTGGAACACCCCGTGGGCGCAGTGGTGA
- the glyA gene encoding serine hydroxymethyltransferase, translating into MTVLNQSLHALDPEIAAAVDAELHRQQTTLEMIASENFAPVAVMEAQGSVLTNKYAEGYPGRRYYGGCEHVDVVEQIAIDRIKELFGAEHANVQPHSGAQANAAAMFALIQPGDTILGLNLAHGGHLTHGMKINFSGKLYNVVAYHVDEKTGQVDMAEVERLAKEHQPKLIIAGWSAYPRQLDFAEFRRVADEVGALLMVDMAHFAGLVAAGLHPSPVPYADVVTTTTHKTLGGPRGGVILSKAEHAKKINSAVFPGQQGGPLEHVIAAKAVAFKVAATEGFKERQRRTLEGAKILAERLLQDDVAASGVSVLSGGTDVHLVLVDLRNSELNGQDAEDRLHEVGITVNRNAVPNDPRPPMVTSGLRIGTPALATRGFGAEDFREVADVIAEALLPGFDEAKAEALKARVSALAAKHPLYPEL; encoded by the coding sequence ATGACGGTTCTCAACCAGTCCCTCCACGCGCTCGACCCGGAGATCGCCGCCGCGGTCGACGCCGAGCTGCACCGCCAGCAGACCACCCTGGAAATGATCGCCTCCGAGAACTTCGCCCCGGTGGCGGTCATGGAGGCCCAGGGCTCGGTGCTCACCAACAAGTACGCCGAGGGCTACCCCGGCCGCCGCTACTACGGCGGCTGCGAGCACGTCGACGTGGTCGAGCAGATCGCCATCGACCGGATCAAGGAGCTGTTCGGCGCCGAGCACGCCAACGTGCAGCCGCACTCCGGCGCGCAGGCGAACGCCGCGGCGATGTTCGCGCTGATCCAGCCGGGCGACACCATCCTGGGCCTGAACCTGGCCCACGGCGGCCACCTGACCCACGGCATGAAGATCAACTTCTCCGGCAAGCTCTACAACGTGGTCGCCTACCACGTGGACGAGAAGACCGGCCAGGTCGACATGGCCGAGGTCGAGCGCCTCGCCAAGGAGCACCAGCCCAAGCTGATCATCGCCGGCTGGTCCGCCTACCCGCGCCAGCTGGACTTCGCCGAGTTCCGCCGCGTCGCGGACGAGGTCGGCGCCCTGCTGATGGTCGACATGGCGCACTTCGCCGGCCTGGTCGCCGCCGGACTGCACCCGTCCCCGGTGCCGTACGCGGACGTGGTCACCACCACCACGCACAAGACCCTGGGCGGCCCGCGCGGCGGTGTCATCCTCTCCAAGGCCGAGCACGCCAAGAAGATCAACTCCGCGGTCTTCCCCGGCCAGCAGGGCGGCCCGCTGGAGCACGTGATCGCCGCCAAGGCGGTCGCCTTCAAGGTCGCGGCGACCGAGGGCTTCAAGGAGCGCCAGCGCCGCACCCTGGAGGGCGCGAAGATCCTCGCCGAGCGCCTGCTGCAGGACGACGTGGCCGCCTCCGGCGTCTCCGTCCTCTCCGGCGGCACCGACGTGCACCTGGTGCTGGTCGACCTGCGCAACAGCGAGCTCAACGGCCAGGACGCCGAGGACCGCCTGCACGAGGTCGGCATCACGGTCAACCGCAACGCCGTCCCCAACGACCCGCGGCCGCCGATGGTCACCTCGGGCCTGCGGATCGGCACCCCGGCGCTGGCCACCCGCGGCTTCGGCGCCGAGGACTTCCGCGAGGTCGCCGACGTCATCGCCGAGGCGCTGCTGCCGGGCTTCGACGAGGCCAAGGCCGAGGCCCTCAAGGCCCGGGTGAGCGCGCTCGCCGCCAAGCACCCGCTCTACCCCGAGCTGTAA
- a CDS encoding ABC transporter substrate-binding protein, which translates to MRRSRITALTALAAATALALTGCSSSKSGSGDAAGDKAAGANAATKAVVNVSDKKGGTVVYEHSDVPDSFDPGNTYYAYMYNFSRLYGRPLTTFNPAAGEEGNKLVPDLAESMGKVSADGLTWTYKLRAGLKYDDGSAITSKDVKYAVERSNFAPDVLSNGPTYFHDLLVDNPEPYQGPYKDKTGDLKSIETPDDTTIVFHLKQPFADFDYLVSAPQTVPVPQAKDTGADYVKHIVSSGSYKFQSYEDGKEVVLVPNTNWDAKSDPIRKQLADKIQVKLKIAQATIDQDLLAGNAQVDLAGKGVDPQTQAKILQDPKLKSATDNAYGGRLVYTAINTKVAPFDNIDCRKAVQYAIDKVSVQTAIGGPIRGDIASTVLPPDIPGHQDFNLYETTGGKGDEAKAKDALKACGKPEGFSTTIMARQDRATEVASATAIQAALKKVGITVDIQQFPQGKYFSDFAGVPAYNKEHNVGLIMMQWGADWPTGYGFLQQVVDGDAIKKSGNTNLSELNDPAINKLLDDAITNPDRAAREKIYADIDKKTMEAAVIVPLTYYKVFLYRPASATNLASTPAFSGEYDYLNIGVSK; encoded by the coding sequence ATGCGCAGGTCCCGTATCACCGCGCTGACCGCGCTCGCCGCGGCCACCGCGCTGGCGCTCACCGGCTGCTCGAGCAGCAAGAGCGGCAGCGGCGACGCCGCCGGCGACAAGGCCGCCGGCGCCAACGCCGCGACCAAGGCCGTCGTGAACGTCTCGGACAAGAAGGGCGGCACGGTTGTCTACGAGCACTCCGACGTGCCGGACTCCTTCGACCCGGGCAACACGTACTACGCGTACATGTACAACTTCTCGCGCCTGTACGGCCGCCCGCTGACCACCTTCAACCCGGCCGCCGGCGAGGAGGGCAACAAGCTCGTCCCCGACCTGGCGGAGTCGATGGGCAAGGTCAGCGCCGACGGTCTGACCTGGACCTACAAGCTGCGCGCGGGTCTGAAGTACGACGACGGTTCGGCGATCACCTCCAAGGACGTCAAGTACGCGGTCGAGCGCTCCAACTTCGCGCCGGACGTGCTGTCCAACGGCCCGACCTACTTCCACGACCTGCTGGTCGACAACCCCGAGCCGTACCAGGGTCCGTACAAGGACAAGACCGGCGACCTGAAGTCGATCGAGACCCCGGACGACACCACGATCGTCTTCCACCTGAAGCAGCCGTTCGCGGACTTCGACTACCTGGTCTCCGCCCCGCAGACCGTTCCGGTCCCGCAGGCCAAGGACACCGGTGCGGACTACGTGAAGCACATCGTGTCCTCCGGCAGCTACAAGTTCCAGAGCTACGAGGACGGCAAGGAGGTCGTGCTCGTCCCGAACACCAACTGGGACGCCAAGTCCGACCCGATCCGCAAGCAGCTCGCGGACAAGATCCAGGTCAAGCTGAAGATCGCGCAGGCGACCATCGACCAGGACCTGCTGGCCGGCAACGCCCAGGTCGACCTGGCCGGCAAGGGCGTCGACCCGCAGACCCAGGCCAAGATCCTCCAGGACCCGAAGCTGAAGTCGGCGACCGACAACGCCTACGGCGGCCGCCTGGTCTACACCGCGATCAACACCAAGGTCGCGCCGTTCGACAACATCGACTGCCGCAAGGCCGTCCAGTACGCGATCGACAAGGTCTCGGTGCAGACCGCGATCGGCGGCCCGATCCGCGGTGACATCGCCTCCACGGTGCTGCCCCCGGACATCCCGGGCCACCAGGACTTCAACCTGTACGAGACCACCGGCGGCAAGGGCGACGAGGCCAAGGCCAAGGACGCCCTGAAGGCCTGCGGCAAGCCCGAGGGCTTCAGCACCACCATCATGGCCCGTCAGGACCGCGCCACCGAGGTCGCCTCGGCCACCGCGATCCAGGCGGCCCTGAAGAAGGTCGGCATCACCGTCGACATCCAGCAGTTCCCGCAGGGCAAGTACTTCTCGGACTTCGCCGGTGTCCCGGCGTACAACAAGGAGCACAACGTCGGCCTGATCATGATGCAGTGGGGCGCCGACTGGCCGACCGGCTACGGCTTCCTGCAGCAGGTCGTCGACGGTGACGCCATCAAGAAGTCCGGCAACACCAACCTCTCCGAGCTGAACGACCCGGCGATCAACAAGCTGCTCGACGACGCGATCACCAACCCGGACCGCGCCGCCCGCGAGAAGATCTACGCCGACATCGACAAGAAGACCATGGAGGCCGCGGTCATCGTCCCGCTGACCTACTACAAGGTCTTCCTGTACCGCCCGGCGAGCGCCACCAACCTGGCCTCCACCCCCGCCTTCTCGGGTGAGTACGACTACCTGAACATCGGCGTCTCCAAGTAA